A genomic region of Cygnus atratus isolate AKBS03 ecotype Queensland, Australia chromosome 13, CAtr_DNAZoo_HiC_assembly, whole genome shotgun sequence contains the following coding sequences:
- the GLOD5 gene encoding glyoxalase domain-containing protein 5, whose amino-acid sequence MSWREEHMSLPPCFIQRLDHLVLTVKSIEDTVAFYSKVLGMEVVTFKGNRKALRFGNQKFNLHEVGKEFEPKARYPVPGSADICLITQAPLKQLLSHLKACGVIIEEGPVARTGAVGPITSIYFRDPDENLIEVSRYSADMSAVSGGEP is encoded by the exons ATGTCCTGGAGGGAAGAACATATGAGTCTACCCCCATGTTTTATCCAGCGCCTGGACCACCTCGTGTTGACTGTTAAGAGCATTGAGGACACTGTTGCCTTCTATTCCAAAGTCCTGGGCATGGAAGTGGTGACTTTCAAG GGAAATCGCAAAGCTTTACGTTTTGGCAACCAGAAATTTAACCTGCATGAGGTTGGGAAGGAATTTGAACCCAAGGCTCGCTACCCGGTCCCCGGCTCTGCAGATATCTGCCTTATCACACAGGCACCCCTGAAGCAGCTTCTGAGTCATCTGAAG GCCTGTGGGGTGATCATTGAAGAAGGTCCTGTGGCCAGGACTGGTGCCGTGGGTCCAATAACATCCATCTACTTCCGAGACCCCGATGAGAACCTGATTGAGGTTTCTAGGTACAGCGCAGACATGAGTGCAGTCAGCGGAGGGGAGCCCTAA